Proteins co-encoded in one Babylonia areolata isolate BAREFJ2019XMU chromosome 5, ASM4173473v1, whole genome shotgun sequence genomic window:
- the LOC143282076 gene encoding protein fem-1 homolog B-like, protein MTSVSHSCREMGSSEFTPEMIASLKAKVHQAARDGMAISIFAMLWNLDRHIVNEVLEHHTEADGQKTTPLIIAARNGEEKVVQVLLSNFNVNIEQSGVVKFDGYVIEGATALWCAAGAGHFCVVRCLVEHGADVNHPTVTNSTPLRAACFDGRLDIVRFLVNNRADLTIANKYNNTCLMISCYKGHREVVTFLLEKGADPDCKAHCGATALHFSSECGHLDIVKELIRFNGKMLTNDHNMTPLTIAAECGKEDVVEYFITLPNITQSEKIDALELLGASFANDKENYNMHKAYYYLHHAMSERFKDPQRIIKKPEYPPVPAYENRRECRTVAELEAIQHNSSALHMESLTIRERILGADNPEVPHPVIFRGAVFADNGRFDRCIALWMHAMQLRQRNNRTISKDLLRFSQVFAQMVHLGLPLCFVHIESVFQHAVEELDRDVQRAHRDEDDKDTVTEIYQANIHTCLYLLAIAIKVEKKGEEIEQLHRLVYYFLKKGPSLRNGYTPLHMAVDSATLVDDFHVNDVVKFPNSQMAVILVNCGADVNAMDQCGNTPLHIIVRYAEPINDFDTLLKVMQVLIKGGAHMDISNHERKTPIQCVTTGVAEVILRQHNQLSLKCLAARCIRDHNIAYSSFVPVFLEEFINLH, encoded by the coding sequence ATGACTAGTGTTTCACACAGTTGCAGAGAGATGGGGTCGTCCGAGTTTACCCCAGAGATGATAGCATCATTGAAAGCAAAGGTTCATCAGGCTGCTAGAGATGGAATGGCTATCAGCATTTTCGCAATGTTGTGGAACCTTGATCGGCATATTGTCAATGAAGTATTAGAACACCACACGGAGGCAGATGGACAGAAGACAACACCCCTCATAATTGCTGCAAGAAATGGGGAGGAAAAGGTAGTTCAGGTACTCTTGAGTAATTTCAACGTGAACATTGAACAGTCAGGTGTTGTGAAATTTGACGGCTATGTAATCGAAGGCGCAACAGCATTGTGGTGTGCTGCTGGTGCGGGTCATTTTTGTGTTGTTCGCTGTCTCGTTGAACATGGTGCAGACGTAAACCATCCTACTGTCACAAACTCAACGCCTCTGCGTGCTGCATGTTTTGATGGACGGTTGGATATTGTGCGATTCCTTGTGAACAACCGTGCGGACTTAACAAttgcaaacaaatacaacaataccTGTCTCATGATCTCATGCTACAAAGGACACAGAGAGGTTGTTACTTTCCTTTTGGAAAAGGGGGCTGACCCTGATTGCAAGGCGCACTGTGGAGCCACAGCTCTGCATTTCTCTTCAGAATGTGGCCATCTGGACATTGTCAAAGAACTGATTCGCTTCAATGGAAAAATGCTGACAAATGATCACAATATGACACCACTTACAATTGCTGCAGAGTGTGGAAAGGAAGATGTGGTTGAGTATTTCATCACTCTCCCAAACATTACCCAGTCAGAAAAGATTGATGCTCTGGAACTTCTTGGTGCATCTTTTGCCAATGACAAAGAAAACTACAACATGCACAAAGCATACTACTATCTTCACCATGCCATGTCTGAGAGATTCAAAGATCCACAGAGAATCATCAAGAAACCAGAGTATCCTCCAGTACCAGCATATGAAAACCGCCGAGAATGTCGGACAGTTGCAGAATTGGAGGCCATTCAACATAACAGTTCTGCACTTCACATGGAATCACTTACAATCCGTGAAAGAATTCTTGGTGCTGATAATCCAGAGGTTCCACATCCTGTCATATTTCGTGGGGCTGTGTTTGCAGACAATGGAAGATTTGaccgctgtattgcattgtggatGCATGCCATGCAGCTTCGGCAGCGCAACAACCGTACTATCTCCAAGGATCTCCTTCGTTTCTCTCAAGTCTTTGCGCAGATGGTCCATTTGGGGCTACCTCTTTGCTTTGTGCATATTGAGAGTGTGTTTCAGCATGCTGTGGAAGAACTTGACCGTGATGTTCAACGTGCACACAGAGATGAGGATGacaaagacacagtgacagaaattTATCAGGCGAACATCCACACATGCCTATATCTCTTAGCCATTGCCATCAAGGTGGAGAAAAAAGGGGAGGAAATAGAGCAGCTGCACAGGTTGGTCTATTATTTTCTGAAGAAAGGTCCATCACTGAGGAATGGTTACACTCCCTTGCACATGGCTGTAGACAGTGCTACTCTAGTGGATGACTTCCATGTCAATGATGTTGTGAAGTTTCCCAATTCTCAGATGGCTGTCATTTTAGTCAATTGTGGAGCAGATGTGAATGCAATGGATCAGTGTGGAAATACCCCTCTGCATATCATTGTGCGCTATGCTGAACCCATCAATGACTTTGACACATTGTTGAAGGTGATGCAGGTGCTGATCAAAGGTGGAGCTCACATGGACATTAGCAATCATGAGCGCAAAACACCTATCCAGTGTGTGACAACCGGTGTGGCAGAGGTGATACTGAGACAGCACAACCAGTTGTCTCTCAAGTGTCTAGCAGCCAGGTGCATCCGAGACCACAATATTGCATACAGCTCCTTTGTGCCAGTGTTTCTAGAAGAGTTTATAAATCTTCACTGA